The genomic stretch CGAGGCGGTGCACTGCACCGCGCGCGTGGTCACCGAATCCGCGATCCGTTCCCTGGCTCCGGGGTCGCGGCTGAGCGTGCACCGCAAGGCGATCATCACCGACCTGGCCCGCGAGGCAGCGGCGTCGGCGGACATCACGATCACGAGGAGGAGTTGAGATGTACCTGGCCAAGGTGGTCGGCACGGTGGTCTCCACCAGCAAGGACGAACGCCTCGTCGGTTTCAAACTGCTGCTGATTCAGCGCGTCCACTCCGACGGCACCGCCGTCGGTAACCAGGAGGTCGCGGTGGACACCGTCGGCGCCGGAACCGGTGAGACGGTCATCATCACGAAGGGCAGCTCTGCCCGGTTCGCTGCGAGCCGGCAACAAGCGCCCCTGGACGCGACCATCGTCGGCATCGTCGACGTGGTCGAGGTGGAGGACTGACCGTCATGCCACACGTGTACACGCGCACCGGCGACAAGGGTGACACCGGGCTGTTCGGGGGCTCCCGGGTGCCCAAGCAGAGCCTGCGTGTGGAGGCCTACGGCACCGTCGACGAGGCCAACGCAGCGCTCGGGGCGGCGAAGGCGATGCTGCCCGCCGGCCAGTGGCGGCGTCGCGTCCACGACGTGCAGCAGCGGCTGTTCGTGCTGGCCGCCGAACTGGCCAGCGACCCCGAGGGCGCGGCGATCCTCGCGAACAAGATCAACACCGGCGACATCACCGACCTGGAGCATCTCATCGACGACTGCCTGGCCGTCACGGGGCCGCAGCGGGAGTTCGTGGTGCCGGGCCGCGACGACCGGTCGGGGGCTTTCCACCAGGCCCGCACCGTGGTGCGTCGCGCGGAACGGCGGGTGCTGACCCTGGCCGAGACCGAACCGGTGCGCCCCGAGCTGATCACATACCTCAACCGTCTCTCCGACGCCGTCTACTCCCTGGCCAGGCTGGCCGAGACCTGGCGCGACGAGGAGATCGAACGCATCGTCCGAG from Arachnia propionica encodes the following:
- a CDS encoding cob(I)yrinic acid a,c-diamide adenosyltransferase, which codes for MPHVYTRTGDKGDTGLFGGSRVPKQSLRVEAYGTVDEANAALGAAKAMLPAGQWRRRVHDVQQRLFVLAAELASDPEGAAILANKINTGDITDLEHLIDDCLAVTGPQREFVVPGRDDRSGAFHQARTVVRRAERRVLTLAETEPVRPELITYLNRLSDAVYSLARLAETWRDEEIERIVRDAVAKVLGSPSSPDGEPTGEQSASTPSPSRMPARRFDLAAAKRIAERAEARSAELGVPVVIAAADAGGNLMLLHRIEGALLAATEVAINKAWSAVAFQAPTATLGPLATEDGPFPGLADTNSGRVVLFGGGVPVHVDGELAGAIGISGGTAEQDVDIATCALQDWNTIGEQ
- a CDS encoding EutN/CcmL family microcompartment protein translates to MYLAKVVGTVVSTSKDERLVGFKLLLIQRVHSDGTAVGNQEVAVDTVGAGTGETVIITKGSSARFAASRQQAPLDATIVGIVDVVEVED